The following coding sequences lie in one Pseudomonas syringae CC1557 genomic window:
- the ilvN gene encoding acetolactate synthase small subunit translates to MRHIISLLLENEPGALSRVVGLFSQRNYNIESLTVAPTEDPTLSRLTLTTVGHDEVIEQITKNLNKLIEVVKLVDLSESAHIERELMLVKVKATGAQRAEIKRTTDIFRGQIVDVTASVYTVQLSGTSDKLDSFIQAIGTAAILETVRSGVTGIARGDKVLSI, encoded by the coding sequence ATGCGCCATATCATTTCCCTACTGCTGGAAAACGAACCGGGTGCGCTGTCGCGTGTGGTCGGTCTGTTCTCGCAGCGTAACTACAACATCGAAAGCCTGACGGTTGCGCCAACCGAAGACCCGACCCTGTCGCGTCTGACGCTGACCACCGTGGGTCACGATGAGGTGATCGAGCAGATCACCAAGAACCTCAACAAGCTCATTGAAGTGGTCAAGCTGGTCGACCTGTCGGAGAGCGCTCACATCGAGCGTGAACTGATGCTGGTCAAGGTCAAGGCTACCGGCGCGCAGCGTGCAGAGATCAAGCGCACCACGGATATTTTTCGCGGGCAGATCGTCGACGTGACGGCCAGCGTCTATACCGTGCAACTGAGCGGTACGAGCGACAAACTGGACAGCTTCATTCAGGCCATCGGTACAGCCGCCATCCTGGAAACAGTACGCAGCGGCGTGACGGGTATTGCCCGTGGCGACAAAGTGCTGAGCATTTAA
- the pssA gene encoding CDP-diacylglycerol--serine O-phosphatidyltransferase, whose amino-acid sequence MSERPEEPIKASDAESLLPIDEHVEEGHDAEGRQVRHRGIYLLPNLFTTANLFAGFYSIISSMSAQSAMSAGDYAAASKYFAFAAIAIFVAMVLDGLDGRVARMTNTQSAFGAEYDSLSDMVAFGVAPALLAFGWALGDMGKVGWMVAFIYVAGAALRLARFNTQVGKADKRYFIGLASPAAAGVVAGTVWAFSDFGIQGSKLSFLVALLVAAAGMLMVSNIKYNSFKELDLKGRVPFVAILAVVLVFAVVFSDPPRILLLIFLAYALSGPIQFLLRRHKASQ is encoded by the coding sequence ATGAGCGAACGTCCTGAAGAGCCCATTAAGGCCTCTGACGCTGAAAGTCTGCTACCCATCGATGAGCATGTTGAAGAAGGGCATGACGCCGAAGGCCGTCAGGTCCGGCATCGCGGCATCTATCTGCTGCCCAACCTGTTCACCACGGCGAATCTGTTCGCCGGTTTCTACTCGATCATCAGTTCCATGAGCGCGCAAAGCGCCATGAGTGCGGGGGATTATGCGGCTGCGAGCAAGTATTTCGCATTCGCCGCAATCGCTATCTTTGTCGCCATGGTCCTTGATGGGCTGGATGGCCGCGTTGCGCGCATGACTAACACCCAGAGCGCATTTGGCGCCGAATACGATTCTCTGTCCGACATGGTCGCTTTCGGTGTTGCCCCGGCGTTGCTGGCATTTGGCTGGGCGTTGGGTGACATGGGTAAGGTCGGCTGGATGGTCGCCTTCATCTACGTAGCGGGTGCTGCTTTGCGGCTTGCGCGCTTCAATACCCAGGTCGGCAAGGCGGACAAGCGCTACTTCATTGGTCTGGCCAGTCCGGCGGCGGCGGGTGTCGTGGCGGGAACGGTCTGGGCGTTCAGCGATTTCGGCATTCAGGGTTCCAAGCTGTCCTTTCTCGTGGCGCTGCTGGTTGCAGCGGCCGGGATGCTGATGGTCAGTAACATCAAGTACAACAGCTTCAAGGAGCTGGACTTGAAGGGCCGTGTACCTTTCGTTGCGATTCTGGCGGTGGTACTGGTGTTTGCCGTGGTGTTCAGTGATCCGCCGCGCATTCTGCTGCTGATATTCCTCGCCTACGCGCTATCGGGACCGATTCAGTTTTTGCTGCGTCGCCATAAAGCATCGCAATGA
- a CDS encoding acetolactate synthase 3 large subunit, producing MELLSGAEMIVRFLRDEGVEHIYGYPGGALLHVYDALFKEPAVSHILVRHEQAATHMADGYARATGKAGVVLVTSGPGATNAITGIATAYMDSIPMVVLSGQVASTLVGTDAFQETDMIGISRPIVKHSFMIKHPSEIPEILKKAFYLAQSGRPGPVVVDIPKDMTNPAEKFEYVFPKKAKLRSYSPAVRGHSGQIRKAVEMLLVAKRPIIYAGGGVIMGNASAQLTELAQLLNAPVTNTLMGLGCYPGTDRQFVGMLGMHGSYTANLAMHHTDVILAVGARFDDRVINGASKFCPNAKIIHIDIDPASISKTIKADVPIVGPVESVLTEMVATLKEIGETPDQASVDAWWKQIDEWRGTGDLFPYNRGDGSVIKPQTVIETLCEVTKGDAYVTSDVGQHQMFAAQYYRFNKPNRWINSGGLGTMGFGFPAAMGVKLSFPDEHVACVTGEGSIQMNIQELSTCLQYGLPVKIILLNNGVLGMVRQWQDMSYGARHSHSYMESLPDFVKLVEAYGHVGMRITDLKDLKPRMEEAFAMTDRLVFLDIQVDVAEHVYPMQIKDGSMRDMWLSKTERT from the coding sequence GTGGAGCTTTTATCTGGCGCTGAAATGATCGTCCGCTTTTTGCGTGACGAAGGCGTTGAGCACATCTACGGGTACCCGGGTGGTGCCCTCCTGCATGTCTACGATGCCCTGTTCAAAGAACCGGCGGTAAGCCACATCCTTGTTCGTCACGAGCAGGCTGCCACGCACATGGCCGACGGCTATGCACGTGCGACCGGCAAGGCGGGCGTGGTGCTGGTGACGTCGGGTCCCGGTGCGACCAATGCCATTACCGGCATCGCCACCGCGTACATGGACTCCATTCCGATGGTGGTTCTGTCCGGTCAGGTAGCGAGCACGCTGGTGGGCACCGATGCGTTCCAGGAGACCGACATGATCGGTATCTCCCGGCCTATCGTGAAGCACAGCTTCATGATCAAGCACCCGTCGGAAATCCCGGAAATCCTGAAAAAAGCGTTCTATCTGGCGCAGTCCGGTCGTCCTGGTCCTGTGGTAGTCGATATTCCGAAAGACATGACCAATCCGGCCGAGAAATTCGAATACGTCTTCCCGAAAAAAGCCAAGCTGCGCTCTTACAGCCCTGCGGTCCGTGGTCATTCCGGCCAGATCCGCAAGGCTGTGGAAATGCTCCTGGTCGCCAAGCGTCCGATTATCTATGCCGGTGGCGGCGTGATCATGGGCAACGCTTCGGCGCAACTGACCGAACTGGCTCAACTGCTGAATGCTCCGGTCACCAATACCCTGATGGGGCTGGGGTGCTATCCGGGCACTGATCGTCAGTTCGTCGGCATGCTCGGGATGCATGGCAGCTACACCGCCAACCTCGCGATGCACCACACCGATGTGATTCTGGCCGTCGGCGCGCGTTTCGACGACCGGGTCATCAATGGCGCGAGCAAGTTCTGCCCGAATGCCAAGATTATCCACATCGATATCGACCCGGCTTCGATCTCCAAGACCATCAAGGCCGACGTGCCGATCGTTGGTCCAGTCGAAAGCGTGCTGACCGAAATGGTTGCCACCCTGAAAGAGATCGGCGAAACGCCTGACCAGGCATCGGTCGATGCCTGGTGGAAGCAGATCGACGAGTGGCGCGGGACAGGCGATCTGTTCCCGTACAACCGTGGCGATGGCTCGGTCATCAAGCCGCAGACCGTGATCGAAACACTGTGCGAAGTTACCAAGGGCGACGCTTATGTCACCTCTGACGTAGGCCAGCATCAGATGTTTGCGGCGCAGTACTACCGTTTCAACAAGCCGAACCGCTGGATCAACTCGGGCGGTCTGGGCACCATGGGCTTCGGCTTCCCTGCTGCGATGGGCGTCAAGCTTAGCTTCCCGGACGAGCATGTGGCCTGTGTGACCGGTGAAGGCAGTATCCAGATGAACATTCAGGAGCTGTCGACCTGCCTGCAATATGGTCTGCCGGTAAAGATCATCCTGCTCAATAACGGCGTTTTGGGCATGGTTCGTCAGTGGCAGGACATGAGCTACGGCGCGCGTCACTCGCATTCCTATATGGAGTCGTTGCCTGACTTCGTCAAACTGGTCGAAGCCTACGGCCACGTCGGCATGCGCATCACCGATTTGAAAGATCTGAAGCCCAGGATGGAAGAAGCCTTTGCCATGACTGACCGGCTGGTGTTCCTCGACATTCAGGTCGATGTGGCCGAGCACGTCTACCCGATGCAGATCAAAGACGGCTCCATGCGCGATATGTGGTTGAGCAAGACGGAGCGGACATAA
- the mrcB gene encoding penicillin-binding protein 1B → MTRSRTSRSPKKQPPRSLHKWLGWALKLGIVGLVLLGGLAIYLDAIVQEKFSGKRWTIPAKVYARPLELFVGQKLSRDDFLIELDALGYRRESVANGPGAAAVNGNTVDLNTRGFQFYEGTDAAQQVRVRFSGDYVADLSSGNGAKLAVARLEPLLIGGLYPKNLEDRILIKLDQAPPYLLDGLVAVEDRDFYHHFGVSPKSIARAIWVNTSQGQMRQGGSTLTQQLVKNFYLTNERSLTRKLTEAMMAVLLEIHYSKQEILEAYLNEVFVGQDGQRAVHGFGLASQYFFSQPLSELKIHQVAMLVGLVKGPSFYNPRRNPERALERRNLVLDLFEQQGVATPEVVAAAKKLPLGVTKTGTLADSSFPAFLDLVKRQLREDYRDEDLTEEGLRIFTSFDPILQMKSQAAIDDTFKKLAGRKGVDEVEAGMVVTNPETGEVQALIGGREAGFSGFNRAIDAVRPIGSLVKPAIYLTALERPSQYTLTSWIADELFQVKGADGQIWKPQNYDRKSHGNIFLYQGLAHSYNLSTAKLGLDLGIPNVFKTLAKLGVTREWPAYPSMLLGAGGLSPMEVATMYQTIASGGFNTPMRGIRSVLTAEGEPLKRYPFKIEQRFDPGAIYLVQNAMQRVMREGTGKSVYNVLPSSLNLAGKTGTSNDSRDSWFAGFSQDLLAVVWMGRDDNGKTPFTGATGALQVWTSFMRKADPLPLDMAMPDNVVLAWVDAQTGQGSDASCPNAVQMPYIRGSEPQPGATCGGAPAPATEVMDWVKGWLN, encoded by the coding sequence ATGACTCGATCCCGCACCTCTCGTTCCCCCAAAAAGCAACCTCCCCGCAGCCTGCACAAGTGGCTGGGCTGGGCGTTGAAGCTTGGTATCGTCGGCCTGGTTCTGCTGGGCGGCCTGGCGATTTATCTCGATGCCATTGTTCAGGAAAAATTCTCCGGCAAGCGCTGGACCATTCCGGCCAAGGTCTACGCTCGGCCGCTGGAGCTGTTCGTCGGGCAAAAACTCAGCCGCGATGACTTCCTCATCGAGCTGGACGCTCTGGGCTATCGCCGCGAAAGCGTGGCGAACGGGCCCGGCGCCGCAGCGGTGAACGGCAATACCGTCGATCTCAATACGCGCGGCTTTCAGTTCTACGAAGGCACTGACGCAGCGCAGCAGGTTCGCGTGCGCTTTTCTGGTGACTATGTAGCCGACCTGTCCTCGGGCAACGGCGCCAAGCTTGCAGTCGCACGGCTTGAGCCTCTGCTGATCGGCGGGCTGTATCCGAAAAATCTCGAAGACCGCATTCTGATCAAGCTCGATCAGGCACCGCCGTATCTGCTCGACGGGCTGGTGGCGGTCGAGGACCGGGATTTCTATCACCACTTTGGTGTGTCGCCCAAATCCATCGCCCGGGCTATCTGGGTCAACACCTCCCAAGGGCAGATGCGCCAGGGCGGCAGTACGCTGACTCAACAGTTGGTCAAGAACTTCTACCTGACCAACGAGCGCAGCCTGACCCGCAAACTGACCGAAGCCATGATGGCTGTCTTGCTGGAGATTCATTACAGCAAGCAGGAAATCCTCGAAGCGTATCTCAACGAGGTATTTGTCGGTCAGGACGGCCAGCGTGCTGTCCACGGTTTCGGCCTGGCCAGTCAGTATTTCTTCAGTCAGCCGCTGTCCGAGCTGAAAATCCATCAGGTGGCGATGCTGGTCGGTCTGGTCAAAGGGCCGTCTTTCTATAACCCGCGTCGCAATCCCGAGCGCGCACTGGAACGCCGTAATCTGGTGCTCGACTTATTTGAGCAGCAAGGTGTTGCCACGCCGGAAGTGGTCGCCGCTGCGAAAAAACTGCCACTGGGTGTGACCAAAACCGGCACGCTTGCCGACAGTTCTTTCCCGGCGTTTCTTGATCTGGTCAAACGTCAGTTACGTGAAGACTATCGTGATGAAGACTTGACCGAAGAGGGCCTGCGGATCTTCACCAGTTTCGATCCGATCCTGCAGATGAAATCCCAGGCCGCCATAGACGATACGTTCAAAAAGCTCGCCGGACGCAAGGGTGTTGATGAAGTAGAAGCGGGCATGGTCGTCACCAATCCGGAGACCGGTGAAGTGCAGGCGCTGATCGGTGGACGTGAAGCCGGGTTCTCGGGTTTCAACCGGGCGATCGACGCGGTGCGGCCGATTGGCTCGCTGGTCAAGCCGGCTATTTATCTGACGGCGCTGGAGCGCCCGAGCCAATACACGCTCACCAGTTGGATCGCCGACGAGCTGTTCCAGGTCAAGGGCGCCGACGGTCAGATCTGGAAGCCGCAGAATTACGATCGCAAGTCCCACGGCAATATCTTTCTGTATCAGGGGCTGGCGCATTCCTACAACCTGTCGACCGCCAAGCTGGGCCTTGATCTGGGTATTCCGAATGTGTTCAAAACGCTGGCCAAGCTGGGCGTTACCCGCGAATGGCCTGCTTATCCTTCGATGTTGCTGGGGGCAGGCGGCTTGAGTCCGATGGAGGTCGCCACCATGTACCAGACCATCGCCAGTGGCGGGTTCAATACGCCGATGCGCGGTATCCGCAGCGTGTTGACCGCTGAAGGTGAACCGCTCAAGCGCTATCCGTTCAAGATCGAGCAGCGCTTTGATCCAGGTGCGATTTATCTGGTACAGAATGCGATGCAGCGCGTTATGCGTGAAGGTACGGGCAAATCTGTTTACAACGTCTTGCCGAGCTCGTTGAACCTGGCGGGCAAGACCGGCACCAGTAACGATTCCCGCGACAGCTGGTTTGCCGGTTTCAGTCAGGATCTGCTGGCAGTGGTCTGGATGGGCCGCGACGATAACGGCAAGACACCGTTCACCGGTGCTACCGGGGCCTTGCAGGTCTGGACGAGCTTCATGCGCAAGGCTGATCCGCTGCCGCTGGACATGGCAATGCCGGACAACGTCGTGCTGGCGTGGGTGGATGCGCAGACCGGCCAGGGTTCGGACGCCAGCTGCCCGAATGCAGTGCAGATGCCGTATATTCGCGGCAGTGAGCCCCAGCCCGGCGCGACATGCGGCGGCGCTCCAGCACCTGCGACTGAGGTGATGGACTGGGTCAAGGGTTGGTTGAACTAG
- the msrP gene encoding protein-methionine-sulfoxide reductase catalytic subunit MsrP — protein sequence MLIKLPSASDSKESDVTPESIYLSRRSLLASSLAGLAVTALPRWASAADASRYADVEAGKAPGWFNDKLSSTKWQAVNVKDEAITPFKDATHYNNFYEFGTDKGDPAKNAGSLQTEPWSVVIDGEVGKPGRYALEDFMKPYQLEERIYRLRCVEAWSMVIPWMGFPISELLKQVEPTSKAKYIRFETLQDAKSMPGQRSNFALIDWPYVEGLRLDEAMNPLAILAVGMYGRELPNQNGAPLRLVVPWKYGFKSVKSIVRISLVSEQPKTTWQSIAANEYGFYANVNPTVDHPRWTQARERRLPSGLFSPNVRDTKMFNGYEEEVASLYTGMDLRKDY from the coding sequence ATGCTAATCAAGCTTCCTTCTGCGTCTGACTCCAAAGAGTCTGACGTCACGCCTGAATCCATCTACCTTTCTCGACGTTCATTGCTTGCCAGCTCGCTTGCCGGTCTGGCTGTAACAGCCCTGCCGCGCTGGGCCAGTGCGGCAGACGCGTCCCGCTATGCGGATGTCGAGGCCGGTAAGGCACCCGGCTGGTTCAACGATAAGCTTTCGTCCACGAAATGGCAGGCGGTCAACGTCAAGGACGAGGCAATCACGCCGTTCAAGGACGCGACCCACTACAACAACTTCTATGAGTTCGGCACGGACAAGGGTGATCCGGCGAAAAACGCCGGTTCGTTGCAGACCGAACCGTGGAGCGTGGTCATCGATGGTGAAGTCGGCAAGCCGGGACGCTATGCGCTTGAAGATTTCATGAAGCCTTATCAACTGGAGGAGCGGATTTACCGGTTGCGCTGTGTGGAGGCCTGGTCGATGGTCATCCCCTGGATGGGCTTTCCGATTTCGGAACTGCTCAAGCAGGTGGAGCCGACGTCCAAAGCCAAATACATTCGCTTTGAGACGCTGCAGGACGCCAAGTCCATGCCGGGGCAGCGGTCCAACTTCGCCTTGATCGACTGGCCTTATGTAGAGGGGTTGCGTCTTGATGAGGCGATGAATCCGCTGGCGATTCTTGCAGTGGGCATGTATGGGCGCGAACTGCCGAATCAGAACGGTGCTCCTTTGCGTCTCGTGGTGCCTTGGAAGTATGGCTTCAAGAGTGTGAAGTCCATCGTGCGTATCAGTCTGGTCAGTGAGCAGCCGAAGACGACCTGGCAGAGTATCGCGGCCAATGAGTATGGCTTCTATGCCAACGTCAATCCGACTGTCGACCATCCGCGCTGGACGCAGGCCCGCGAGCGGCGTCTGCCGAGCGGCCTGTTCAGTCCTAACGTGCGCGATACGAAGATGTTCAATGGCTACGAGGAGGAGGTCGCCTCCTTATACACAGGCATGGATTTGCGGAAGGACTATTGA
- the ilvC gene encoding ketol-acid reductoisomerase encodes MKVFYDKDCDLSIIQGKKVAIIGYGSQGHAQACNLKDSGVDVTVGLRKGSATVAKAEAHGLKVTDVASAVAAADLVMILTPDEFQSQLYKNEVEPNLKKGATLAFSHGFAIHYNQVVPRADLDVIMIAPKAPGHTVRTEFVKGGGIPDLIAVYQDASGNAKNVALSYASGVGGGRTGIIETTFKDETETDLFGEQAVLCGGTVELVKAGFETLVEAGYAPEMAYFECLHELKLIVDLMYEGGIANMNYSISNNAEYGEYVTGPEVINAESRQAMRNALKRIQDGEYAKMFITEGATGYPSMTAKRRNNAAHGIEIIGEKLRSMMPWIAANKIVDKEKN; translated from the coding sequence ATGAAAGTTTTCTACGACAAAGACTGTGACCTTTCGATCATCCAGGGCAAGAAAGTCGCCATCATCGGTTACGGTTCACAAGGCCACGCTCAAGCGTGCAACCTGAAAGACTCCGGCGTTGATGTCACTGTCGGTCTGCGCAAAGGTTCGGCCACTGTCGCCAAGGCTGAGGCTCATGGCCTGAAAGTTACTGACGTTGCTTCTGCCGTTGCTGCTGCCGATCTGGTCATGATCCTGACCCCGGACGAGTTCCAGTCCCAGCTTTACAAGAACGAAGTCGAGCCGAACCTGAAAAAGGGCGCAACGCTGGCGTTCTCTCACGGTTTCGCGATTCACTACAATCAGGTTGTGCCACGCGCTGACCTCGACGTGATCATGATCGCGCCGAAGGCTCCAGGCCACACGGTGCGTACCGAATTCGTCAAAGGCGGCGGTATTCCTGACCTGATCGCGGTTTATCAGGATGCTTCGGGCAACGCCAAGAACGTTGCTCTGTCCTACGCGTCGGGCGTTGGCGGCGGCCGTACCGGTATCATCGAAACTACCTTCAAGGACGAGACTGAAACCGACCTGTTCGGCGAGCAGGCTGTTCTGTGTGGCGGTACTGTCGAACTGGTCAAAGCCGGTTTCGAAACACTGGTTGAAGCAGGCTACGCGCCAGAAATGGCTTACTTCGAATGCTTGCACGAATTGAAGCTGATCGTTGACCTCATGTACGAAGGCGGTATCGCCAACATGAACTACTCGATCTCCAACAACGCCGAGTACGGCGAGTACGTGACCGGCCCTGAAGTCATCAACGCCGAATCCCGTCAGGCTATGCGCAACGCTCTGAAGCGCATCCAGGACGGCGAATACGCGAAGATGTTCATCACTGAAGGCGCTACCGGCTACCCTTCGATGACCGCCAAGCGTCGTAACAACGCTGCGCATGGCATTGAAATCATCGGTGAGAAACTGCGCTCGATGATGCCTTGGATCGCGGCAAACAAAATCGTCGACAAAGAAAAGAACTAA
- the msrQ gene encoding protein-methionine-sulfoxide reductase heme-binding subunit MsrQ, translating to MRYPFFRLAVFAAACVAPVWWLYQAWIFALGPDPGKALVENFGLATLIMLLITMSMTPLQRLSGWPGWIVVRRQLGLWCFAYVVLHMAMYALFVLGLDWGQLGVELVKRPYIIVGALAFLCLLVLAVTSNRYSQRRLGSRWKKLHRLIYAILGLGLLHMFWIVRADLKEWALYAGIGGLLLLLRVPVIARRIPRLGGASRAGSTKVQNNG from the coding sequence ATGCGCTATCCGTTTTTTCGTCTTGCGGTCTTTGCCGCTGCTTGTGTTGCGCCTGTCTGGTGGCTCTATCAGGCCTGGATTTTTGCCTTGGGGCCAGATCCGGGCAAGGCGCTTGTCGAGAACTTCGGGCTGGCAACGTTGATCATGTTGCTGATCACAATGTCGATGACGCCATTGCAGCGTCTGAGCGGCTGGCCGGGATGGATTGTTGTTCGTCGTCAGTTGGGGCTTTGGTGCTTCGCTTATGTAGTGCTGCACATGGCGATGTATGCGTTGTTTGTGCTTGGGCTGGATTGGGGGCAGTTGGGTGTCGAGCTGGTGAAGCGTCCTTACATCATCGTAGGCGCACTGGCATTTTTGTGTTTACTGGTGTTGGCGGTGACATCCAATCGCTACAGTCAGCGTCGCTTGGGGAGCCGCTGGAAAAAGCTGCATCGGCTTATCTACGCCATTCTGGGGCTGGGCCTGCTGCATATGTTCTGGATCGTCAGGGCTGATCTTAAAGAGTGGGCTTTGTACGCAGGGATAGGTGGGCTGTTGTTATTGCTGCGGGTTCCAGTGATTGCTCGGCGAATCCCGCGTCTTGGTGGTGCTTCCAGGGCAGGATCGACAAAAGTTCAAAATAACGGTTGA
- a CDS encoding YqcC family protein — protein MDQRLPEVAEQLLLIERELRALGWWDATPPSEAALSSQEPFSVDTLEFAQWLQWIFLPRMKVILERDLPLPNASGIVEMAEMVYAGRLSETRLLLQHLARFDHLIGEAR, from the coding sequence ATGGATCAGCGCCTGCCTGAAGTTGCCGAGCAGTTGCTGCTGATAGAGCGCGAGTTGCGTGCGCTGGGCTGGTGGGACGCCACGCCGCCCAGCGAGGCGGCGCTGTCCAGTCAGGAGCCGTTCAGTGTTGATACGCTGGAATTCGCTCAGTGGCTGCAATGGATCTTTCTGCCGCGCATGAAAGTCATCCTTGAACGCGACCTGCCGCTGCCCAATGCGTCCGGCATCGTGGAAATGGCCGAGATGGTCTATGCCGGTCGCTTGAGTGAAACCCGCCTGCTACTGCAGCATCTTGCGCGGTTCGATCATCTGATCGGCGAGGCGCGTTGA
- a CDS encoding tetratricopeptide repeat protein, which yields MNKWWIPAVTALALLNGCASVERGSIPVEDSSSRVSNGERVAATNKGAYRANTAPVQQQPQAVPQDSGVVVMVPGGGGADAGQSFSAPASQAPFSVNTPPVDAAPVTQAPSSPAPAANNSYSMPAASAPSGIPSSGGGLSEDEQLDGPVLALLTTAQQQQSSGDLNGASSSLERAQRVAPREPQVLYRLAQVRLAQGDAAQAEQLARRGLTYANGRASLQASLWGLIAQSREKQGDAAGAALARQKAR from the coding sequence GTGAATAAATGGTGGATTCCAGCTGTAACGGCTCTGGCTTTGCTGAATGGCTGCGCCAGCGTGGAGCGCGGCTCAATTCCGGTCGAGGATTCGAGTTCCAGAGTGTCCAACGGTGAGCGTGTGGCAGCTACAAACAAGGGCGCCTATCGGGCCAACACCGCGCCTGTTCAGCAACAGCCGCAAGCCGTGCCACAGGATTCGGGCGTCGTGGTGATGGTGCCTGGCGGGGGCGGCGCTGATGCGGGTCAGAGTTTCTCTGCTCCTGCCAGTCAGGCTCCGTTCAGCGTCAACACGCCGCCGGTCGATGCTGCTCCAGTCACGCAAGCACCGAGCAGCCCGGCTCCGGCTGCGAACAACAGCTACAGCATGCCGGCTGCATCTGCACCCAGCGGCATTCCTTCCAGCGGCGGTGGTCTGTCCGAGGACGAGCAACTGGATGGTCCGGTACTGGCCTTGCTGACCACGGCACAGCAACAGCAGAGCAGCGGTGATCTCAACGGCGCATCTTCCAGCCTTGAGCGCGCGCAGCGTGTTGCGCCGCGCGAGCCGCAGGTGCTTTATCGTCTGGCGCAGGTTCGTCTTGCTCAGGGCGATGCTGCCCAGGCCGAGCAACTGGCTCGTCGCGGTCTGACTTACGCCAATGGCCGTGCCAGCCTTCAGGCCAGCCTTTGGGGTTTGATTGCGCAGTCTCGTGAGAAGCAGGGTGATGCAGCGGGTGCTGCACTGGCTCGTCAGAAGGCTCGCTGA
- a CDS encoding DUF4124 domain-containing protein, with the protein MRWMILATALTIATAGQAASVYKWVDAQGVTHFDAQPPTGQQAQQINVQQPPPVAAPATPADDGVTQQRAIDQRVKNQVKMQEAKRSENCETLRTNLAQLQNNPRVREQVGGESRRLTEENRKTRIEETERAIGDFCR; encoded by the coding sequence ATGCGCTGGATGATTCTCGCCACAGCACTGACCATCGCAACAGCTGGCCAGGCCGCTTCCGTTTATAAATGGGTCGACGCCCAGGGCGTGACCCACTTTGACGCTCAACCGCCGACCGGCCAGCAGGCCCAGCAAATCAACGTGCAGCAGCCGCCGCCTGTCGCTGCACCGGCCACGCCTGCGGACGATGGAGTCACGCAGCAACGCGCCATCGACCAGAGAGTCAAGAATCAGGTGAAAATGCAGGAAGCCAAACGTTCCGAGAATTGCGAGACCCTGCGCACCAATCTCGCGCAACTGCAGAACAATCCACGAGTACGCGAGCAGGTGGGCGGAGAGTCGAGGCGTCTTACGGAGGAGAACCGCAAGACGCGTATCGAAGAAACCGAACGGGCGATCGGTGACTTCTGCCGCTAG